The following DNA comes from Musa acuminata AAA Group cultivar baxijiao chromosome BXJ1-4, Cavendish_Baxijiao_AAA, whole genome shotgun sequence.
agcattacatcaaacatcctgtttagaagtttgtccgtgacaatacggtCAATGACCCGACTGGCGGCTCGAACCTGGTCCACCAAGCTCGTCACGTGGTGGAAGTGCTGCACAAGAAACATGACCCTCAGAAACCGTGGAAGAACTCTGAAGAAAGAAGAACGTTTGACACTCACCAGCGCAAGGTTCTTAGCCGAGGCGTTGACCATAACCTCAGAGGGCACTCTATAAATTTCCTTCGCCAGGGGTGGGCAGAGGGCCCCTCGGCAATACTCTAGGGCGCTGGGCTCGTCGTCCTAAACCCGACTCTCCGTAGTGAGAGAGACCCAGTGGGGTTCCATAGGGGTGATGCCTGTAGCTTTGGGCAGATCAGCCATCTCGATGGTTGAGAATTGTTCATCCTTTGCATGGTCCTTAGTGCGCACATGTTCCACATGGACTTGGGACGTGTTGGCTCCTTGCCACGCTGCTGACCTCGCTGAGCGGGGGAAACCCTCCAAGGAGCCTCACCTTCAGCCCGAGGCGCTCTTGAAGACCCCTCGCCAGCCCTAGTCTCTTGAGGAGCCTCGCCCTTCGACGATCGACGTGCCATCATTTTTTCCATTTTATAGGGTCGGTCTGACCCACTAGGCCTTGCCCAAGGGGCTTCCGGCGCAGCAGTAAGGGCCCCAAAGGCGGGGGAAGGGTGAGGTCGAGACGAAGCCACGCCCGAAGCATTGCCCATCTCCCTCAGAGCCCTGAGATCCATCCTTGTCGAAGACATAATCAAACAAGGttagagcaaaaaaaaaacaaaaaacaaaaaacgcaGAAGGCATGGGTCGCACCCCGAGGGGTCGAGCTAAGGCCTGCTTCGACCAGTCAGTCTTCCTTCATCCTCCTTATTGCCTGGAAAAATGAGAGGATGTCCTTCAACTGCCCGACCCGCTCGGACTCTTTGTCGGACAGGAAGGGCGGGTTATTGTTGACGGCTTGAGTCGATCACACGAGGCTGAACTCCCAGCCCCAACTAAAACTCACAAAGAAGTAATGGGGTTTCCACCCCTTGTTATTCGTACGGGCGCCACTCACCTTAAAGCCGCCTCGGGCGGCCAGGTAATAACCCCTCCGACCCTTGCAAAGCTTGAAACAAGCAAGGAACAGGGTTCGGGTCAAGACGATCTCGGTCGCTCGACTCTCGCCGATGAACGCCACCAGGTAGCGCCACGAGTTCGACACCATCTGGGATGGCGAGATCCTCCACCACTAGAGGTAGGACTCGATGATCGAGTGCAACGACAGCCTGAGTCTTGCCTCCAAAGCATCACAGGATAGTGCAAACTTGTCACCGAGGGTGTCATATGGGTGCTGCCCTGGTCGAGGAGCGTGAAGCTCGAACTCAGGTGGGATGCAATACTTGGCCCAGAGTCGATTGAGTTGTAGTTGTGGACCTCCAAGGCTTGGATGGCCTTTATGTCCACCGAGGACATGCCTCCTGAGGACGAGCTCACATTCTCAACCTTGGGACTACCAAAAGATGACCCTACAACCTCAAGGGAAACCTGACCTGAAGAACTAAAGAACGAGGTGGAAGACATCCCGACTTGGAATAAGACGCTCAGAGGTCCCAAAAACATTATCGATCGAGGTATCAGAGGAATTTTTCGTTTAAAACAAAAAGAATCTGAAATGCCCAACACAACTAATAGAGCTAAAACTTCATCGACGCATGATGCATCCATCCAAGACAAAAGCATATGGAGTACCCAAGACAAAAGCTCTTATCAAACAATAGTGTCTTCTATACCCAATGCTTCCATCTTAAATGAAGGCTCCTAGAACATCCTCTAATTATTTTTGACATAAGCAACAACCAtcgttttatgagatgaacattatgctctagcataaacaaatcataACTCAGCACAATGAAGTAAATTTTAGGAGCATTATTTTCATTCAATCGAGACCCTATGCGTAGCTCAGTCAACTTGGACATAACACACCAACTAGACATGCCATATTAACATATCATTTACAAATAATATTCTCTCATTTTGACACTCAATAGTTTATAATTAATGATAATCATATAAGGCAATATAGAATGGTCTATGTAAATATGTTTTCACTATGAATTGATTAGATCGAATTCATATATTTGAACacgttataattttttaatacttGAGATTATTTAAAACTGACTTAATTATTAAAGGTGTCTTATCAAACCTACCATTAATATAATCTTTTATTAGAACAAACCAAAAATGGGATACAATAtactagctttttttttttactaaaaataATTCTTCCATGTCTAGTTGTGGCTCCCACATTTGTATCCTCTTAGGTCCAAACTTGTATCTAATAATTTGAAGTGGATTCAGTAGAATGGACTGAACCCGGTCCGTCCCTTATGCTACATTTATGGCTAATTTTGTTGGCTAAGTGGCGGTTCAAATGGTTGCGGATCTTAAAGCTCGATTAGTAATCTAATGGCTGACGTTtctcagttttttttttaattttctgggAAATGGTGGTCAAATTCCTGccaatatattttctctttcaGCGGTGGCCCTCGTCTTCCAAGGTTAGTCTCCTCCTCCCTCGCTTCTCCCCTCTCTCTTCTTCGGGGCCCCCTTTTTCATACTGCCGTTGTGGATTCGACATGCGGAGGAATCGACCGGGATCAAACAATTCAAAGCAAGAATTCGGCAGAGTTTGGCGTTCTTTGATCCATAATACTGGCTTGTTCATCGAAAATTCTGTGATGGGTTGATATTATGGGTGATTAATGCCGATCTCAATCCCGATTGGTTGGGTCAGGCCCAGTTAGGTCTGGGGAGAAAGCAAGAAAGAATAAGAAAGATAGCTATTTCTTCTTATACAAGGTGATATGTTTGTTCTAGCAGATTCTGAAGAAAAGATAGGGCAATAGTGGTCCTCCAAAACTCAGTTTTGGAAGAATGCCTGGGTACTATGacatggatgacatcttgatggaGGATGAGGTTTGTGAGTGTACTTATGCTTTGGTAGATTATCTGTATGCTTCTCATTTGTGATCAAATGTGGCAATTTGCAGCCTATTTCTGTTGTCTTTCAAGTTGGAGCTCATGGTTGTGGCCTTCTAGATCCAGGTTCAGAAACCATCGATGTAAGTCATTTGTACTAATATGAGCAATAAATTGTTGTTTTGTCATCTAAaagtttctcgtttattgttcttATCTGTCATTGCCTAGATCGAAAAGGGCACTAAGATGGATCTGCCTTATTGGCTTGCTCACCAGTTGCACTTGAGGCAAGCAGTATCTATTAGTGTTCCAGCCAGCTTCAGCCAAAAGTACGGAACATTCTTCGCATAGTTCTCACAAATGTAAATTAATTTCGGGATATAGATTTTTAGAGACATTGGCTGATTCTTTCAATTCAGTCAATCAGAGATGAGGATTGAAAGAATCAGTAGGTTTGGGGTATACTAGTATTTTGTGACCCTAGGTTTTTCATGAGACTTCCATATATCCATTTAAATTGCTTGTCATCCTGTTCATGAATGCTTTCAAAGGCTGGCTGCAGTTTCAAATTGTAACTATTTTGGGTTCCCTCTAAGAAATGTTGCATTTGATGGATGTCTGTGCCATCAATATCTTAGCTTGGTGACTTTTTGGATACCAACCGATTGAAGGAGTGCTTAGTTAAAAGCTGGCTACTTGAGTCAACATAACTATTTCTTCACTCTAATTGATTGTTAATAATCTTGTCAACAGTTGGCTAAAATAGCGAAGACAAGATTAATTGAGTttgtcaaatttttttttctctgatgAAACAGAACTAGGAAGGAAATCCAGGCTGATGCTGCATGTGTTGATCTGAAGGGTCGTTGCCCATACTTTTATGAGTTGGGATGCAAGATTGCGCCACTGTAAGTTCTCTATTAGATGAACTTCTATCTATCTCTTCATATATGTGATTGTAATTATCTTCGCTTGTGTTGAAATATTTGGGAAGTCTTAGAGTTTTTCAACTTTCTTTCTCTAAAACAGTTTTGTTCTGTTGATTATGTTGTATGACTTATTTAgtaacatataattttttataatttatccaAACAAATCTGCACAAACATTGTGTC
Coding sequences within:
- the LOC135584014 gene encoding uncharacterized protein LOC135584014, which translates into the protein MPGYYDMDDILMEDEPISVVFQVGAHGCGLLDPGSETIDIEKGTKMDLPYWLAHQLHLRQAVSISVPASFSQKTRKEIQADAACVDLKGRCPYFYELGCKIAPLVGDKTIGSFLLYAFTDRYKEMLSKSHSASAVPRFSSRLTKEESQLFEAARSSMAAFKKWRTGGSRLEKASILGRKRKRTIPLGPSSP